Proteins from a single region of bacterium:
- the pheS gene encoding phenylalanine--tRNA ligase subunit alpha — translation MTDQLRELEAVARAEWDKASPAERAQMKVRYLGKKSRLNEILRGLKDLPEEERRQVGALANQVRDALAQLFESADGHAAAVAVPRYDFTLPGRPQPRGVRHLITRTMEEVIEIFYGMGFEIADGPEIETDYYNFGALNFPPDHPARDMQDTFFVSDEYLLRTHTSPVQVRTFEKRRPPVRILAPGRVYRNEAVNARSYCVFHQVEGFFVDTGVSFADLKGVLAAFTQEYFGADVKLRFRPSFFPFTEPSTEVDISCTLCGGQGCPLCKHEGWLEILGAGMIHPNVFAAVDYDPKVFSGYAFGMGIERVTMLKHGINDIRLLYENDLRFLKQF, via the coding sequence ATGACCGATCAACTGCGCGAGCTGGAGGCCGTCGCGCGCGCCGAATGGGACAAGGCCTCGCCGGCCGAGCGCGCCCAGATGAAAGTCCGCTATCTGGGCAAGAAAAGCCGGCTCAACGAAATCCTGCGCGGTCTCAAGGACCTGCCCGAAGAGGAGCGCCGTCAGGTCGGCGCACTCGCCAATCAGGTGCGCGACGCCCTGGCGCAACTGTTCGAAAGCGCCGATGGCCACGCTGCCGCGGTGGCCGTGCCGCGCTATGATTTCACGCTGCCGGGACGTCCCCAGCCGCGCGGCGTCCGTCACCTCATCACCCGCACCATGGAGGAAGTAATCGAGATCTTCTATGGAATGGGTTTCGAGATCGCCGACGGCCCCGAAATTGAGACCGACTATTACAACTTCGGCGCGCTCAATTTCCCGCCCGATCACCCGGCGCGCGACATGCAGGACACGTTCTTTGTGTCCGACGAATACCTGCTGCGCACCCACACCTCGCCGGTGCAGGTGCGCACGTTTGAAAAACGCCGTCCGCCGGTGCGGATTCTGGCGCCCGGACGGGTCTATCGCAATGAGGCGGTCAACGCCCGCTCCTATTGCGTCTTCCATCAGGTCGAAGGGTTCTTCGTCGACACCGGTGTGTCCTTTGCCGATCTGAAGGGGGTGCTGGCGGCCTTCACGCAGGAGTATTTCGGCGCCGATGTGAAGCTGCGCTTCCGGCCCAGTTTCTTCCCGTTCACCGAGCCCTCCACCGAGGTCGACATTTCCTGCACCCTCTGCGGCGGCCAGGGCTGTCCGCTGTGCAAGCATGAGGGCTGGCTGGAGATTCTCGGCGCCGGGATGATTCATCCGAATGTGTTTGCCGCGGTCGATTACGACCCGAAGGTCTTTTCCGGCTACGCGTTCGGGATGGGCATCGAGCGGGTGACGATGCTCAAGCATGGCATCAACGACATCCGCCTGCTCTATGAGAACGATCTGCGCTTCTTGAAGCAATTTTAG
- the thrS gene encoding threonine--tRNA ligase, whose protein sequence is PVGPEDPDGLTVLRHSAAHVMAQAVCDLVPGARYAIGPPIEEGFYYDFDPPRPFTPEDLEKFEKRMAEIAAEDAPFVRHECSPEEARSLFRRMNEPYKLEILQKIHEAGEQVSYYTSSRFLDLCRGPHVPSTGRIKAFKLLNVAGAYFGNPEDNRQLQRIYAVSYPDKKALDEFLKRREEAEKRDHRRLGKQLKLFSIQEDSGAGLVLWHPRGAFIRRIIEEFWYRRHQESGYELVYSPHVARLRLWEISGHTGFYADSMFPPFDVENNPHQLKPMNCPFHILIYQSDVRSYRDLPLRWAELGTVYRFERGGVLHGLLRVRGFTQDDAHIFCRRDQVEAEIARTVDFCFSIYAAFGFTDIDVFLSTRPEKAIGDEKDWLLAQESLKRALESRGQSYQIDEGGGAFYGPKIDMHVRDAIGRRWQCGTIQFDFNLPERFDLHYVGADGARHRPVMVHRALMGSLERFFGILIEHYTGNFPVWLAPEQAIILTVSEKVADYAAALETELKAKGVRVRADLRPEKIGMKIREAETNKVPYMLVVGEKEAQSGMVAVRAHGGMDLGVQPIAQFVELIKSQDKPADYTRRAEP, encoded by the coding sequence CCCGGTGGGGCCGGAGGATCCCGACGGGCTCACGGTCCTCCGCCACTCCGCCGCCCACGTGATGGCTCAGGCCGTGTGCGACCTCGTCCCCGGCGCCCGGTACGCCATCGGCCCGCCGATCGAGGAGGGGTTTTACTACGACTTCGATCCGCCGCGTCCGTTCACGCCAGAGGACCTCGAGAAGTTCGAAAAGCGCATGGCGGAAATCGCCGCCGAGGATGCCCCCTTTGTCCGGCACGAGTGTTCCCCGGAAGAGGCGCGTTCGCTCTTCCGCCGGATGAACGAGCCGTACAAGCTCGAAATCCTGCAGAAGATCCATGAGGCCGGCGAGCAGGTCAGCTACTACACCTCCTCGCGCTTTCTCGATTTGTGCCGCGGGCCGCACGTGCCCAGTACCGGACGGATCAAGGCCTTCAAGCTGCTCAATGTCGCCGGCGCCTACTTCGGCAACCCCGAGGACAACCGGCAATTGCAGCGCATTTACGCCGTCTCCTATCCGGACAAGAAGGCCCTCGATGAGTTCCTCAAGCGCCGCGAGGAGGCCGAAAAGCGCGACCACCGTCGCCTGGGCAAGCAACTGAAACTGTTCTCGATCCAGGAGGACTCCGGCGCCGGGCTGGTGCTGTGGCATCCGCGCGGGGCCTTCATCCGCCGCATCATCGAAGAATTCTGGTACCGCCGGCATCAGGAGTCGGGCTACGAGCTGGTCTATTCGCCCCATGTGGCGCGTCTGCGTCTCTGGGAAATCTCCGGGCACACCGGCTTCTATGCTGACAGCATGTTTCCGCCCTTCGATGTGGAGAACAACCCGCATCAACTCAAGCCGATGAACTGCCCGTTCCACATCCTGATCTACCAGTCGGATGTGCGCAGCTACCGCGATCTGCCGTTGCGCTGGGCGGAGTTGGGAACGGTTTACCGCTTCGAGCGCGGCGGCGTGCTGCACGGGCTTCTGCGCGTGCGCGGCTTCACCCAGGATGATGCGCACATCTTCTGCCGCCGCGACCAGGTGGAGGCGGAAATCGCGCGGACCGTCGACTTTTGTTTTTCGATCTACGCCGCCTTCGGCTTCACCGACATCGATGTCTTCCTCTCCACCCGCCCGGAAAAGGCGATCGGCGACGAGAAGGACTGGCTGTTGGCGCAGGAATCGCTGAAACGCGCCCTCGAATCGCGCGGCCAGTCCTACCAGATCGACGAGGGGGGCGGGGCCTTCTACGGCCCCAAGATCGACATGCATGTCCGCGACGCCATCGGCCGCCGCTGGCAGTGCGGGACCATCCAGTTTGATTTCAATCTTCCCGAACGGTTCGATCTGCACTACGTCGGCGCCGACGGCGCCCGGCACCGTCCGGTCATGGTCCACCGCGCCCTGATGGGATCGCTGGAGCGTTTCTTCGGCATCTTGATCGAGCACTACACCGGCAACTTCCCCGTCTGGCTGGCGCCCGAACAGGCGATCATCCTGACGGTCAGCGAGAAGGTGGCCGATTACGCCGCCGCCCTCGAGACCGAGCTGAAGGCCAAGGGGGTGCGGGTGCGCGCCGACCTGCGGCCGGAAAAGATCGGCATGAAAATCCGCGAAGCGGAAACCAACAAAGTTCCGTATATGCTCGTTGTCGGAGAAAAAGAAGCGCAATCGGGAATGGTCGCCGTCCGCGCCCATGGCGGGATGGACCTGGGTGTGCAACCGATCGCGCAATTCGTCGAATTGATCAAAAGCCAGGATAAACCGGCCGACTACACCCGTCGCGCCGAACCCTAA
- the rpmI gene encoding 50S ribosomal protein L35, with the protein MPKMKTNRSAAKRFKRTASGKFKRAKAYRGHLSGSKSPKRQRQLRKTAYVDKTDEGRVKCLLPYGA; encoded by the coding sequence ATGCCAAAGATGAAGACCAATCGTTCGGCCGCCAAGCGCTTCAAGCGCACCGCCTCGGGCAAGTTCAAGCGCGCCAAGGCCTACCGCGGCCACCTCTCCGGCTCCAAGTCGCCCAAGCGCCAGCGCCAGCTGCGCAAGACCGCTTATGTCGACAAGACCGATGAGGGACGCGTCAAGTGTCTGTTGCCGTATGGGGCCTGA
- the rplT gene encoding 50S ribosomal protein L20 has protein sequence MSRATNNVAAHRRRKKYLDEAKGNFGGRRKQYRTARMTVEKGWQYQYRDRRNLKRTMRNLWIVRINAAARGLGLTYARFMDGLKKAGIELDRKVLAHMAATDPDGFAALARTAGGGR, from the coding sequence GTGTCACGCGCAACGAACAATGTCGCCGCCCATCGGCGCCGCAAGAAGTACCTCGATGAAGCCAAGGGGAACTTTGGCGGACGGCGCAAGCAGTATCGCACCGCCCGGATGACCGTCGAGAAGGGCTGGCAGTACCAATACCGCGACCGGCGCAACCTCAAGCGAACGATGCGCAATCTCTGGATTGTCCGGATCAACGCCGCCGCGCGCGGGCTCGGGCTCACCTATGCCCGTTTCATGGACGGCCTCAAGAAGGCCGGGATCGAACTGGACCGCAAGGTGCTGGCCCACATGGCCGCCACCGACCCGGATGGTTTCGCCGCGCTGGCGCGCACCGCGGGCGGCGGACGTTAG
- the pheT gene encoding phenylalanine--tRNA ligase subunit beta, giving the protein MKLGYRWLSDYITIPWEPAELADRLTGIGTAVDGLEPVFPRFHGVVVARVTNTDTIPGDAHLRVLTVDDGISKKTVVSGAPNIKDGMLVAYARVGAILPGAAETVGTRAFGSIISEGVVCSERELGLTDDHEGVMALDPETQTVGRDLWQELELDDTSISFDLTPNRGDCLSVFGIAREVGALVGSRIRRPEIHLLENGEPADKRLRVTIEDPEGCWRYAGRLVTGGRVRPSPWWLKHRLRSAGLRPINNAVDVTNFVMMETGQPLHAFDWSKFQTGEVRVNAAVGGEEFITLDDKPRKLPEKTVMITDGGNPVAIGGIMGGQISEVSALTADFLIESACFNPVRIRRARKKLDLNTDASQRFERGVDPNGVIYALDRAAALLSKLTGGKLLTGAVDVYPSPVAPLKLELESEWINRTLGTNLASPKMVDILASLEFGVVTGKTAVVTVPTFRPDVTKPIDLAEEVARVYGYERIPLNKRAAGMQPTHRNPKVKWETRLRDVVEGLGFNQVVCNSLVDPRQILIANARPVPLRNPLSSDMAVMRADMYGSLLTVVAHNLNRRVDSIAIYELGYTYAKGHGAEPYNETRRLALALAGDAPASGWEGKPRPYDFFDLKGALQSLSAALRIPMDLSVEAVVPLAPGESFAIKAGEKRLGEIGRVEPRVCADFDIKTPVWAAVLDVEALIAAADVRVPQYRELPRFPAAYRDMALIVDAGIPVAVLLDAIRRVGGELIESVKLFDLYTGKPIPEGKKNVAFALVYRRADRTLTDDEADNAHRAIVAALASEFGAKLRE; this is encoded by the coding sequence ATGAAACTCGGTTATCGCTGGCTTTCCGACTACATCACCATTCCCTGGGAACCGGCCGAACTGGCCGACCGTCTCACCGGGATCGGCACCGCCGTCGACGGGCTCGAACCGGTCTTTCCCCGTTTCCATGGCGTGGTCGTCGCGCGCGTGACCAACACCGACACCATCCCCGGCGACGCTCACCTCAGGGTGCTGACCGTCGACGACGGCATTTCGAAGAAGACCGTTGTTTCCGGCGCGCCGAACATCAAGGACGGCATGCTGGTCGCCTATGCCCGTGTCGGTGCCATTCTCCCCGGCGCCGCCGAGACGGTCGGCACGCGCGCCTTCGGCAGCATCATCTCCGAGGGGGTGGTCTGCTCCGAACGCGAACTCGGGTTGACCGACGATCACGAGGGGGTGATGGCCCTCGATCCCGAGACGCAGACCGTGGGACGCGACCTCTGGCAGGAACTGGAGCTGGACGACACCAGCATCTCGTTTGATCTGACCCCCAACCGCGGCGACTGTCTGTCGGTCTTCGGCATCGCCCGCGAAGTGGGCGCGCTGGTGGGCAGCCGCATCCGCCGGCCGGAGATCCATCTGCTGGAAAACGGCGAGCCCGCCGACAAGCGGTTGCGCGTCACCATCGAGGACCCGGAGGGGTGCTGGCGGTATGCCGGGCGTCTGGTGACCGGCGGGCGCGTGCGGCCGTCACCGTGGTGGCTCAAGCACCGTCTGCGCAGCGCCGGGCTGCGTCCGATCAACAACGCCGTCGACGTCACCAACTTCGTCATGATGGAGACCGGCCAGCCGCTGCACGCCTTCGACTGGAGCAAGTTCCAGACCGGCGAGGTGCGGGTCAACGCCGCGGTCGGCGGCGAGGAGTTCATCACCCTTGATGACAAGCCGCGCAAACTGCCGGAAAAGACCGTGATGATCACCGACGGCGGCAACCCGGTGGCCATCGGCGGGATCATGGGCGGCCAGATCTCCGAGGTCTCGGCGCTCACCGCCGATTTCCTGATCGAGTCGGCCTGCTTCAACCCCGTGCGCATCCGCCGCGCGCGCAAGAAACTCGATTTGAACACTGACGCCTCTCAGCGGTTTGAGCGCGGTGTCGACCCCAATGGCGTGATCTATGCCCTCGATCGCGCCGCGGCGCTCTTGTCGAAGCTCACCGGCGGCAAGCTGCTGACCGGCGCTGTCGACGTCTATCCCAGCCCGGTCGCGCCGCTCAAACTCGAGCTGGAATCGGAATGGATCAACCGCACCCTCGGCACCAACCTGGCCTCGCCGAAGATGGTCGACATCCTCGCCTCGCTCGAATTCGGGGTGGTGACCGGCAAGACCGCGGTGGTGACCGTGCCGACCTTCCGACCCGATGTCACCAAGCCGATCGACCTGGCCGAAGAGGTCGCGCGGGTTTACGGCTATGAGCGGATTCCGCTCAACAAGCGGGCCGCCGGGATGCAGCCCACCCACCGCAATCCGAAAGTGAAGTGGGAGACGCGTCTGCGCGACGTGGTCGAGGGGCTGGGCTTCAATCAGGTTGTCTGCAACTCGCTGGTCGATCCGCGGCAGATTCTCATCGCCAACGCCCGTCCCGTGCCGTTGCGCAATCCCCTCTCGTCGGACATGGCGGTGATGCGCGCCGACATGTACGGATCGTTGTTGACGGTGGTGGCGCACAATCTCAACCGCCGGGTCGACTCGATCGCGATTTATGAGCTGGGCTATACCTACGCCAAGGGGCATGGCGCCGAACCCTATAACGAGACACGCCGTCTGGCGCTGGCGCTGGCCGGCGATGCCCCCGCCTCCGGCTGGGAAGGCAAGCCGCGTCCCTATGATTTCTTCGACCTGAAAGGCGCGTTGCAATCGCTGTCGGCCGCCCTGCGCATTCCGATGGACCTGTCGGTCGAAGCGGTTGTGCCGCTGGCGCCCGGGGAGTCGTTCGCCATCAAAGCGGGGGAGAAGCGCTTAGGCGAGATCGGACGCGTCGAACCGCGCGTCTGCGCCGACTTCGACATCAAGACGCCGGTGTGGGCGGCGGTATTGGACGTCGAGGCGTTGATCGCCGCGGCCGATGTCCGCGTCCCGCAGTATCGTGAACTGCCGCGCTTCCCGGCCGCCTATCGCGACATGGCGCTGATCGTCGATGCCGGCATACCGGTCGCCGTTCTTCTGGACGCGATCCGTCGTGTTGGCGGCGAGTTGATCGAGTCGGTGAAACTCTTCGATCTCTACACCGGCAAGCCGATCCCGGAAGGGAAGAAGAACGTCGCCTTCGCGCTGGTGTATCGACGCGCCGATCGCACTCTGACCGACGACGAAGCCGACAACGCCCACCGCGCCATCGTTGCCGCGCTCGCCTCCGAGTTCGGCGCCAAACTCCGCGAGTAG
- the infC gene encoding translation initiation factor IF-3, which produces MNRRIRFPQVRVIGPDGAQLGIMVTKDALKLAEDQGLDLVEISPDARPPVCRILDYGKYLYDESKNAKKAKKRQTSTQLKEMRYRPKIDEHDINFKTAKLREFLIEGHKVRAYVEFRGREMTHTEFGYRILERIKEMLADVGQPEPSVRMEGRHMSLIINPKKGAVKPKADEKPGEKPAAAGKPAGAAAPAPSGAAEQPAA; this is translated from the coding sequence ATCAACCGTCGCATCCGGTTCCCGCAAGTGCGGGTGATCGGTCCCGATGGCGCCCAGTTGGGCATCATGGTGACCAAGGATGCGCTCAAGCTCGCCGAAGACCAAGGCTTGGACTTAGTCGAGATTTCCCCTGACGCCCGTCCGCCGGTCTGCCGCATCCTCGATTACGGTAAGTACCTGTACGACGAATCGAAGAACGCCAAGAAAGCCAAAAAGCGTCAGACGAGCACGCAGCTCAAAGAGATGCGTTACCGGCCGAAAATCGACGAGCATGACATCAATTTCAAGACGGCCAAGTTGCGCGAGTTTCTGATCGAGGGACACAAGGTCCGCGCCTATGTGGAGTTCCGCGGCCGCGAGATGACCCACACCGAGTTCGGTTACCGGATCCTGGAGCGGATCAAGGAAATGCTGGCCGATGTCGGCCAGCCGGAACCGTCGGTACGCATGGAAGGGCGGCACATGTCGCTCATCATCAACCCCAAGAAGGGGGCGGTCAAACCCAAGGCCGACGAAAAGCCCGGAGAGAAGCCGGCCGCCGCCGGCAAGCCCGCGGGCGCCGCCGCACCGGCGCCCTCCGGGGCCGCCGAGCAACCGGCCGCCTGA